From the genome of Luteibacter rhizovicinus DSM 16549:
GGTTCATCACCCCACGAAAGTTCGGGACGGCAATAGCCATGAGGACGGCGAGGACGAGGACCGTCACCATCAACTCGACCATCGACAGGCCCGCCATGTGCGTGCGCTTACCCATCATCCTTCCCCCCGTACGGACCATCACCAGCAGCGCCCGTTGCTGTTCGCTGCGGTGTCGGTGGCTGCCGGCAGCTTCACACCCTGCGAATTGATACTCAGATCGCCACAGACGTCCTTGGCCTGGGAATTGCCAGCCACTCTCACCGCCGTGGCGGTGTAGTCCTTGGTGATGTCCGTCTTCGTGATCTTGACGGTGTAGTAGCCCTTCTCCGAGGTCGCACTGCCGAGCTTCAGGTCGCCGGTGACCGGATCGTCCCCGTACTTGTTGAACGTAGCGTAGTAACGCTCCTGCGCATTAGCTACGCGCATCAGCAGTTCCTGGCCATCGGCGCGACGCGCACGGTAGGCATAGCGACCGTACGAGGTGACCGCGATCATGGCGAGCACGCCCATCACCAGCACCACGATCATCAGCTCGAGCAGAGTAAAGCCGCGTGTCCGGCGGATGTTACTGATCATTGAGAATTCTCCAGGAACGGCGGCGCCAGATCGGCGAACCCACCGAGAATGCCGCACTGCTGCCGGTCACCGTTACGCCCGGCACGATCACGTTACCGCCACCCAGCCCCGTTGCCGCCGGCAAGCCACCTGTGGCTGGCGGATTGTCGACGCGCGAGCCCGCCACCGTGAAGGGCGAGTCAGCGCCGTAGGAGCCGCCGCTGACGCCGGCACCTGCTCCACCCGTCGACGAATCGACCACCATGATGGCGCCCGCGCGACCTGGGTTGCACGGATCGGGCGAGGTGGGAATCAGCGTCGTGATGATCGCGCGATTGGTGTTGAAAAGTGCCGTCGGCGTTACCACGACCTTCTCTCCGCCATTGACCCCATTGAGTATGAGGTCGAAGTACCAACCACCCGGCTTGGCGTCCGTCGGTGCCGGGTTGGTCGTGAGACCACGTACGCCCGTCGAGGTCTGATCCATGATCTGCTGGACGAGCTTGTCCTTCGTCCACGGCAGGCCGGTCTTGACGGTCTTCCCGAGGTCACGGATGCCGTAAACCGACTGAGTCGCGGCACCGGTCGACGTCCGATCGTCGTCGCCAAGGAACTTGCCCGTGCCGAACACGACCATGAAGTTCTGCGAGTTCGGATCCGGGAACAGACGCGGCATCACCGTGATCGGTTGCGTCCCCTCGGTACCGGCATCAGGCTTGTAGACCAGGTCGACCGTAGTCAGGTCATTCAGATTGAAGCGCCAGAGGTTGCCGACGAGATCGCCAGCGAAGGCGACATCGTCGATCTGATCGTTGTCATAGTCGCCAAGCACCGGCGAGGAAAGGCCATAGCTCGTGATGGTCTGATTGCCATAGCTGGCCGGTGTCTTGAGTTCCTTGATCAACGCGCCAGTCTGCGCATCCAGGATGAACAGCGAGCTGACCGTATTCGCAGCCGCAGGCGCTCCATACGCGGGATCCGTACTGTCCGTCGGGAAGTAGCCAGCAGGCACCAGAACGACCCACTTGCCATTCGAGAGACGGCCAATGTTCGGCTGCCCGAAGGTGTAGCCAAGGTTGGCGCCGTTCGTCGAGTCCGAATTGAATTCCCAGAGAACTTTCTTCGATGCTCCGGGCGCGTCGGTCACACCCGATTTGGTGACGTCGAGCGCATAGATGCCACGACCGCCGTAACGAAGACCGCCGACCAGGATGGTGTGCCAGCCAACGGCCGACTTGGCGTTCTGGCTGAAATAGACATCGCGGATGACCGGCGTGGAGTCAACCGTCGGGCGGTAGAGGAAGCCGTCCTTCTGCGAGAAGAACCAGAGCTTGCGATACACCGCATCCGGAACGTACGCCCAGAGCTCCCGACCGGCCGTGGTGGACTTTGCCGAGGGCTGGGCATCGAACGCATGCAACATACCGTCGTTCGCCGCTACATAGAGGGTCGGCATACGATTGAGGTTTGCTGCAACGAACGCCGAGTAGCTCTTGGTCGGGTCAGGAGTACTCCCGTTGTATGCCGCGGTTTCCGGCGACTGCGTATTCGGCGTGGCCGGGTTCGGCGGGAAGAAGTCGCGGTAGCCGCTGGACGGATACGCCACATACACCGGCTGAGCGTTGACCACGGCACCAAGCAGCTTGCCACGCGTGCGCAGGAGGCTACCCTCATCCGTCGTGCTGCCCCGGACCCAGTTCACACGGTTGACACCCTTGCTGTCGCTCACGTAGGTCGTAAGGCTGCCATCCTTGGAATCCATGATCTTCGCCTGGCTCGTGGTCAGGTTGGTGTAGAGGAATTCCACACCGTTGCCTTCCCCAGGGCCAGCACTGGTAACGATCACGCGGTCGGTTCGCTTTGCAAGAAACCCAGCGGCTTCCCAATCAGCCGTACCGCGGGCACCCGTCGCCGTCAGCGGGTACGCCGTCAGCGTGCCCGTCCAGTCGGCAGAGGAGAAGTTGGGCACATACGTCATCGCATTCGGGCCAAGCACGCCATCGCTCAACGCGGGGGATACCGCACTCGAGGAGGCAGAAATCACCGAGTTGATGATATTCACCAGACTGGTAACCAGGCTGGACGGATCGGACGCATTGAAGAATCCACCGCGGCTATTGATCGCTGCATGCCAGGTGTCATCCACGCCTTCGGGCGCGTTGTTCACCGGCCGTGGCCACGCCTTCGTTCCCGCCAGGAGTGCTGGATAGTCGTCCGGGTATTGCAGCGTACCGGCCACGCCGAGGGTGACGAAGAACTGCGACACGTGCTGCCACGTCGCGGGATCGTTCACCGGGTTCCAATACACCGTGTTGTTCGCACCCGGATCGGTCGGCTCGACCGGGGTGGACGCCGTCAGATCCTTCCAGTAAGGCTTCACGCCGTTGGCCAGGTCGGGCTGGAGGTCGGTGGACCAGTAGTACCAGGCAATGTTGGCCATGGACGAGGCGTAAATTGTCCCAGCGACATTGCCATAGATTTTCGAGAAGCTATCGGTCGGCGAATAGCTCCGATTATCCGGCAGCGTCTGCGCCGTCTGCGAATTGATGCCGTCCATCCCCACCGCTTTATTAGCGCCCGTCTTGGGCAAGGTGGGGTCGACAACCTTACTGCCTACGGTGTCATTCCAGTAGCCGTCTGTTACCAGCATATGGAAGTTCTTGCGACAGACGAGATCGGCGGAATCGGACGTCGTCAGTCCGTTCCAGTAGGGATCGAACGCCTTGACCGTCGCATCAGCTGATTTCGGCAC
Proteins encoded in this window:
- a CDS encoding type IV pilin protein, with amino-acid sequence MISNIRRTRGFTLLELMIVVLVMGVLAMIAVTSYGRYAYRARRADGQELLMRVANAQERYYATFNKYGDDPVTGDLKLGSATSEKGYYTVKITKTDITKDYTATAVRVAGNSQAKDVCGDLSINSQGVKLPAATDTAANSNGRCW
- a CDS encoding pilus assembly protein, whose protein sequence is MSASHRLLTLAAAMVLTGIGGFSGQAAAAATNLGSTPPDLTTSVAPNIAVTFDDSGSMQSDFMGDNVPFITSPLKAWDQSQPWFCAGVIDPRVTDTKNNASKTMNGVYYNPNIKYATAVNANGTPFANADATLQAVWLNGIDVNRPDNAVKTLDAVLPLGNRNSLGNYLDSRVSNIVATYTYKADGKTVKSDDRWVCGTNASNPFNGSLKDPDTGAKPVGGPYYWRLKTGVNITNSDGSMNTSTLYLATNWEAVSVPKSQYQNFANWFAYYRTRNMMTRTALSQAFSKIGNSVRIAWQNMANATSTSKTPTNYDVQFNGAAALQDIGDLNSAVRASFYKWMLQVVGGNSTPSRGATIRAGEVFRQPLVPKSADATVKAFDPYWNGLTTSDSADLVCRKNFHMLVTDGYWNDTVGSKVVDPTLPKTGANKAVGMDGINSQTAQTLPDNRSYSPTDSFSKIYGNVAGTIYASSMANIAWYYWSTDLQPDLANGVKPYWKDLTASTPVEPTDPGANNTVYWNPVNDPATWQHVSQFFVTLGVAGTLQYPDDYPALLAGTKAWPRPVNNAPEGVDDTWHAAINSRGGFFNASDPSSLVTSLVNIINSVISASSSAVSPALSDGVLGPNAMTYVPNFSSADWTGTLTAYPLTATGARGTADWEAAGFLAKRTDRVIVTSAGPGEGNGVEFLYTNLTTSQAKIMDSKDGSLTTYVSDSKGVNRVNWVRGSTTDEGSLLRTRGKLLGAVVNAQPVYVAYPSSGYRDFFPPNPATPNTQSPETAAYNGSTPDPTKSYSAFVAANLNRMPTLYVAANDGMLHAFDAQPSAKSTTAGRELWAYVPDAVYRKLWFFSQKDGFLYRPTVDSTPVIRDVYFSQNAKSAVGWHTILVGGLRYGGRGIYALDVTKSGVTDAPGASKKVLWEFNSDSTNGANLGYTFGQPNIGRLSNGKWVVLVPAGYFPTDSTDPAYGAPAAANTVSSLFILDAQTGALIKELKTPASYGNQTITSYGLSSPVLGDYDNDQIDDVAFAGDLVGNLWRFNLNDLTTVDLVYKPDAGTEGTQPITVMPRLFPDPNSQNFMVVFGTGKFLGDDDRTSTGAATQSVYGIRDLGKTVKTGLPWTKDKLVQQIMDQTSTGVRGLTTNPAPTDAKPGGWYFDLILNGVNGGEKVVVTPTALFNTNRAIITTLIPTSPDPCNPGRAGAIMVVDSSTGGAGAGVSGGSYGADSPFTVAGSRVDNPPATGGLPAATGLGGGNVIVPGVTVTGSSAAFSVGSPIWRRRSWRILNDQ